A segment of the Candidatus Methylomirabilota bacterium genome:
TCCCGCATGCGATTTGCCCTCTCTCAGAAAGCTGGCATGTAGACGATAGAAATCTCCTACGTTGAAGGAAAACAACGTGCGACCTTGCCCTGTCGCATATTCCAGGTGTACCTCGTCCTTCTGCTCAATTAAGCCCGCCTCACGTGCGGTGATGATATCTACACCGCGTACACGCAGAGCCGAAACCAAGTTGTTATCTAACGCATCCTCATCCACATATAGACGGACGGTCACTGACTCTTTCGGGAAAGGAAGTGCTCCCGCTCAAGGTGATCAGCCTCACTTTCCTCAGCGGCAATGTCGGTTTCGATCTCTTCTCGATTCGCGTGATAATACGTGAGAGCCGCATGGACTTGTGCCAATGACAGGTGGCCAATCCGGTCTGCTATCTCTTCCGGAGTCAATCCTAACTTGTACCAGCCTATGATACGCC
Coding sequences within it:
- a CDS encoding DUF5615 family PIN-like protein, whose amino-acid sequence is MTVRLYVDEDALDNNLVSALRVRGVDIITAREAGLIEQKDEVHLEYATGQGRTLFSFNVGDFYRLHASFLREGKSHAGIILARQQHYSVGEQMRRLLKLIATKSAEEMRNQVEYLSAWD
- a CDS encoding DUF433 domain-containing protein; its protein translation is MATVTDIGTLIVRSPDIRGGRPRIAGTGVTVRRIIGWYKLGLTPEEIADRIGHLSLAQVHAALTYYHANREEIETDIAAEESEADHLEREHFLSRKSQ